One segment of Trypanosoma brucei brucei TREU927 chromosome 8, complete sequence DNA contains the following:
- a CDS encoding protein phosphatase 2A, regulatory subunit B, putative: MSQVAGNPHVPRKYILEKPQLVETFHSSPSFAKIVSYVQCCAEAVEEMSRSAWLQQRREEKHPTIVFFTDVFFPHLRSIVASIPLEDMKQQRFGNRSFRVFHSRLEENIFDLMRGLVATLNRGLGDTTERQNRDISAGEVLKEARANENGDDPLVLELAEYMKDAFGNSVRIDYGTGHELHFFIVMLICMQECGDNGAPLQSDVPVVVPHKVQRPPPPPVEQRDALLQLRRAMVFDVFSAYLSFMRHLQHHYKLEPAGSHGVWGLDDYHHLPFVFGASQLINKEVPTATPETTTNANNNAENGSENSNGNANHELILPKHVCEADIVRRHAEEYLYFAQVLWVIENKSGPFFEHSSMLYNISGVDSWKKTYTGMVKMYAAEVLLKFNVVQHLLFGEHLPWPEQQ; the protein is encoded by the coding sequence ATGTCGCAGGTAGCTGGTAATCCTCATGTACCGCGGAAATACATCCTTGAGAAGCCGCAACTCGTCGAAACGTTTCACTCGTCGCCGTCGTTTGCCAAGATTGTGTCTTACGTGCAATGCTGCGCGGAGGCGGTCGAGGAGATGTCTCGAAGTGCCTGGCTTCAGCAGCGCCGCGAAGAGAAACATCCAACAATTGTCTTCTTCACGGATGTCTTCTTCCCACACCTCCGTTCTATCGTGGCAAGCATACCGCTGGAAGAtatgaagcagcagcggtttGGTAATAGGTCTTTCCGGGTGTTTCATAGCCGGCTCGAGGAGAATATTTTTGACTTGATGCGGGGGTTGGTTGCTACGCTCAATCGCGGATTGGGAGATACAACTGAACGACAAAATCGAGACATTAGTGCAGGTGAGGTTTTGAAAGAAGCGAGAGCGAATGAAAATGGAGATGATCCTTTGGTGTTGGAGCTTGCTGAATACATGAAGGATGCATTCGGTAACAGTGTGCGCATTGACTACGGCACGGGGCATGAACTACATTTCTTCATTGTCATGCTTATCTGCATGCAGGAGTGCGGAGACAATGGCGCACCGTTGCAATCCGACGTACCTGTGGTTGTTCCTCACAAAGTTCAGcgaccaccaccacctcctgTGGAGCAAAGGGATGCACTGCTACAGCTACGCCGCGCAATGGTCTTCGACGTCTTCAGTGCGTATCTTTCCTTCATGCGCCACCTCCAACATCACTACAAGCTGGAGCCAGCGGGTTCTCATGGCGTGTGGGGGTTGGACGACTATCACCATCTGCCTTTTGTATTTGGTGCTTCGCAGCTTATAAATAAGGAGGTGCCAACTGCAACCCCAGAGACTACGACAAATGCCAACAACAATGCTGAAAATGGTAGTGAAAATAGCAACGGCAACGCGAATCACGAGTTGATATTACCGAAGCACGTCTGCGAAGCAGACATCGTGAGAAGACACGCAGAGGAATATTTGTACTTTGCCCAGGTGTTGTGGGTGATTGAGAATAAATCTGGCCCCTTCTTTGAGCACAGCAGTATGCTCTATAATATCAGCGGGGTGGATTCATGGAAGAAAACGTACACAGGTATGGTTAAAATGTATGCCGCGGAAGTGTTATTGAAGTTCAACGTTGTACAGCACCTCCTCTTTGGTGAGCACCTCCCATGGCCTGAGCAACAGTAG
- a CDS encoding phosphatidylglycerophosphate synthase-like protein, putative — MLFLLAYALVFGTSLLLAFRLFSLSGSVQTSTCHSNGTLFHALDNKVTVGGRTRGASSVVTDGPQAEMLRFLGETCCTLPARGKDLRVLAGPKQFFSELLRQISAAQHRIVLSALYIGDGPLARQLVTALRNRVSKARSDKKALDVCILLDYNRMHVRQNLKTVAELLNLQSEAASPGADSAVNVRLFLFQSPCRWNWLVAPFGRAREALGVQHTKIFCFDNCQTILTGANLSDDYFDTRVDRYLAVHDNPHVAAWFSGLVDALCALSYPVGIHKECNTNAGSATVAGCGDTKKWGQNANSSSGEFVVHAGSNLTIFPNMAGVDPSTQWYEFCEVAERRLRDFAHSSGAVAAEAWQVEQHPEMEDEATGHYDTLLFPTMQCARANIFHDSFIVQMLLRMAPRSTHIYLASPYLNMYGHFVDELLASSSPYDFITASVSTNGWYGSKGFARYIPYFYLQLQRAFRYLMKEYKCAHRIRLHEFSAEGKTYHAKGLWFMKDQKQGGAPVGRVGISSACAGGANNNDVVNCEETWDHVGEPYLVSYGSTNYGSRSVHRDVEVEVFLYTTNEGLRGALRQDLISLLQESTSVSDERFVGNGEGRFQPLVSLMAQMGQDLL; from the coding sequence ATGCTCTTTCTTCTCGCTTACGCACTCGTGTTTGGTACGTCGCTGCTTCTGGCCTTTCGTCTCTTCAGCCTGAGTGGTTCTGTGCAGACTTCTACTTGCCATTCTAATGGCACTCTTTTCCACGCGCTTGACAACAAGGTCACTGTGGGGGGAAGAACGAGGGGCGCCAGCAGTGTTGTTACTGATGGTCCGCAGGCAGAGATGTTGCGTTTCCTTGGAGAAACGTGCTGCACACTTCCTGCGCGTGGTAAAGATCTGCGGGTGTTGGCCGGCCCGAAGCAATTCTTTAGTGAGCTGCTGCGACAAATCAGTGCAGCCCAACATCGTATTGTTTTGTCTGCGCTGTATATTGGCGATGGTCCGCTCGCCCGACAGCTTGTCACTGCGCTGAGAAACCGGGTGTCGAAGGCTCGTAGCGACAAAAAGGCACTCGATGTGTGCATTCTTCTGGACTACAATCGGATGCACGTTCGGCAAAACCTAAAGACTGTAGCAGAACTGCTAAACCTCCAATCTGAGGCGGCGTCCCCTGGTGCCGACTCTGCTGTGAACGTGCGACTCTTTCTGTTCCAATCGCCGTGTCGCTGGAATTGGCTCGTGGCCCCATTCGGCAGGGCTCGTGAGGCGCTTGGGGTACAACACACCAAAATATTCTGCTTCGACAACTGCCAGACGATTCTCACCGGGGCGAACCTTTCCGACGACTATTTCGACACCCGTGTTGACCGCTATTTGGCTGTGCACGACAACCCTCACGTCGCTGCGTGGTTCAGTGGTCTCGTTGACGCTCTTTGTGCTTTATCGTATCCAGTTGGAATCCACAAGGAGTGTAACACGAATGCGGGTTCTGCGACCGTTGCGGGTTGTGGTGATACGAAGAAATGGGGACAGAATGCGAATTCGAGTAGTGGGGAGTTCGTGGTGCATGCGGGGAGTAACCTTACCATCTTTCCTAATATGGCAGGCGTGGATCCATCGACGCAGTGGTACGAATTCTGTGAAGTAGCTGAGAGGAGGTTGCGGGACTTCGCACATAGTTCCGGGGCTGTAGCAGCGGAAGCGTGGCAAGTGGAGCAGCACCCAGAGATGGAAGATGAAGCGACGGGACACTACGATACTCTTCTCTTCCCGACCATGCAGTGTGCACGCGCCAACATTTTTCACGATTCCTTCATCGTGCAAATGTTACTGAGGATGGCACCACGGTCGACGCACATCTACTTGGCCTCACCTTATCTTAATATGTATGGACACTTTGTCGATGAGTTACTTGCCAGCAGTAGCCCCTACGATTTCATAACTGCTAGCGTCAGTACAAATGGATGGTACGGTTCGAAAGGCTTCGCTCGGTACATACCTTACTTCTACCTGCAGTTGCAGCGAGCCTTCCGTTACTTAATGAAGGAATACAAGTGTGCACACCGTATCCGCTTGCACGAGTTCAGTGCGGAGGGAAAGACATACCACGCGAAAGGACTTTGGTTCATGAAGGATCAGAAACAAGGTGGTGCCCCGGTGGGAAGAGTGGGAATTAGCAGCGCTTGCGCTGGTGGCGCAAACAATAATGATGTCGTtaactgcgaagaaacgtggGATCATGTAGGAGAGCCATATTTGGTGTCTTACGGCAGCACAAATTACGGGTCCCGCTCCGTCCACAGAgatgtggaggtggaggtgtTTTTGTACACAACAAACGAGGGGCTTCGAGGCGCTCTGCGGCAGGAtctcatttctcttcttcaagaGTCGACATCTGTGTCGGATGAGCGATTTGTCGGTAACGGCGAGGGTCGTTTTCAGCCTCTGGTTTCGCTTATGGCACAAATGGGGCAGGACCTTTTGTAG
- a CDS encoding protein kinase, putative yields MDHKTATVDGSIPGNIYSCASAQLHNVTSNPEESPSSCNGVLSATAIGRQVKQRPPPLFSLTPPSLLPPTEPLHIPSSLQLTAHASSTVTPKRDRFQQLRPPLLNRSACSTAAGASVASLNMLAPEDFFGHHPRAQWISLSDDGQHLHVGPFIVSGDGCLTMESVLQLNANLGIHGGEVSPAPLGSHGRRSVPGALLKPKLSLTTEPLSNNSFTLLSTSLDTPYSPITYSLNAHNAKTSGFTTPRPTFAAAGGDSATHTYVMPSFNLPSPSVLPPNNADSSSSNEPGLTAVKYSDVKLKSIVGEGASANVYMAEHYPTGKLLAVKRIDLSSMIYGWEHMNICRTHSVRASPYIRQLHRFVLRELQTLHMAYRNPFMVKVYNAFFNKEEMALDFVMEYMHYGGLDRLQRLLGGYVTDNDVSNGVSTGNDVNCQVVSAGGSRTKKRQNQNGGTHGARRRNRSNRHNGDGAVCMTEEKEMRESEVDAKDERKVVSVPERLVAVVGEQLLRGVEHMHSRGFVHRDIKPGNVLINNRGIVKLGDFGLSSRCTGEEESVVSLPHFPADFIASGDTGADVKIKSRDDSCEERRCNPRVNNKRGSVDNGFESDAASNMSGNGYGHSINGIHTGSGYESPPLVGVASASESGAATGDDPQCSGTSKYMSPERQRGRPHGKPSDIWAVGMTLAEFAVGQYPVDLTDCADPFVTIHRMEEPLDLRRFPRDVPLSDAFLDFIHSCMDPEPRRRPTARELLSHPFFRQWTTTFSIEAYLELHTAGCSNLQKR; encoded by the coding sequence ATGGACCATAAAACTGCTACGGTAGATGGAAGTATACCCggaaatatatattcatgCGCTAGTGCTCAGTTACACAACGTCACGAGCAACCCGGAGGAGTCGCCCAGTAGCTGCAACGGTGTGCTCTCCGCAACAGCAATAGGGCGGCAAGTGAAGCAGCGGCCGCCGCCCCTCTTCTCCTTAACTCCACCGTCATTGCTTCCCCCTACAGAGCCACTTCACATTCCCTCCAGTTTACAGCTCACAGCCCATGCTTCCAGCACTGTTACACCCAAACGGGACCGGTTTCAGCAGTTGCGCCCACCTTTACTGAACCGCTCCGCGTGCAGCACCGCTGCTGGTGCCTCGGTGGCTTCACTCAATATGTTGGCTCCAGAAGACTTTTTTGGTCACCACCCGCGGGCGCAGTGGATATCGCTGTCCGATGATGGTCAGCATCTACATGTTGGTCCCTTTATTGTTTCTGGTGATGGGTGTCTCACTATGGAAAGTGTCTTGCAACTCAATGCAAATCTTGGGATTCACGGAGGGGAAGTTTCCCCAGCCCCATTGGGCTCACACGGTCGTCGCTCAGTACCCGGGGCGCTGCTGAAGCCAAAGCTTTCGTTAACGACGGAACCACTGTCCAACAACTCTTTTACGCTACTGTCTACTAGCCTCGACACGCCATACAGCCCCATCACATATTCGCTAAATGCCCATAACGCCAAAACTTCGGGGTTTACCACACCGCGACCCACATTTGCTGCCGCTGGTGGTGATAGCGCAACGCACACGTACGTCATGCCAAGCTTTAATCTCCCGTCACCCTCCGTGCTCCCCCCCAACAACGCCGactccagcagcagcaatgaacCTGGTCTTACCGCTGTAAAGTACAGTGATGTCAAACTAAAGTCAATTGTGGGTGAGGGGGCGTCGGCAAACGTGTACATGGCAGAACATTATCCCACTGGGAAGTTGCTCGCCGTCAAACGCATTGACCTCTCCTCGATGATTTATGGATGGGAACATATGAACATTTGCCGTACGCACAGTGTGCGGGCATCGCCTTACATCCGACAGCTTCACCGCTTTGTTTTGCGTGAGCTCCAAACACTTCATATGGCTTACCGGAACCCATTCATGGTAAAGGTGTACAACGCGTTCTTtaataaagaagaaatggcACTCGACTTTGTGATGGAATACATGCACTACGGCGGTCTGGACCGGTTGCAGAGATTACTCGGTGGTTATGTCACGGATAACGACGTGTCTAACGGTGTAAGTACCGGCAACGATGTGAACTGTCAAGTCGTTAGTGCGGGCGGTAGTAGGACAAAAAAGCGGCAGAACCAAAACGGTGGCACGCATGGTGCGAGGCGACGTAATCGTAGCAATCGTCACAATGGCGATGGGGCGGTGTGCATGAccgaggaaaaggaaatgagggaAAGTGAAGTGGATGCGAAGGATGAGCGAAAAGTGGTTTCAGTACCTGAGAGGCTCGTTGCCGTGGTGGGCGAGCAGCTTCTGCGCGGTGTGGAACATATGCACAGCAGGGGTTTCGTCCACCGTGACATTAAACCTGGTAACGTCCTAATCAACAACAGAGGAATAGTGAAACTTGGTGATTTTGGGTTATCCTCTCGATGTacaggggaagaggaaagtgttgtgtcgCTTCCCCACTTCCCAGCAGACTTTATCGCGAGTGGTGACACTGGTGCTGACGTCAAAATTAAAAGCAGAGACGACTCGTGCGAGGAAAGGCGCTGCAACCCACGCGTTAACAACAAACGTGGTAGTGTTGACAACGGGTTTGAGAGCGATGCCGCCAGTAACATGAGTGGTAACGGTTATGGGCACAGCATAAACGGAATTCACACGGGCAGTGGCTACGAATCACCACCCCTCGTGGGAGTTGCGTCCGCTAGTGAAAGCGGTGCAGCCACTGGAGATGATCCGCAATGCTCCGGAACAAGTAAGTATATGAGCCCCGAGCGACAGCGGGGAAGGCCTCACGGGAAGCCAAGCGACATCTGGGCGGTTGGCATGACGCTGGCGGAGTTCGCTGTTGGACAATACCCCGTTGACCTCACGGACTGCGCGGACCCATTTGTAACGATTCACCGTATGGAAGAGCCGTTGGATCTCCGCCGTTTCCCCCGAGATGTGCCTCTCAGTGACGCATTTCTGGACTTTATTCATTCCTGCATGGACCCCGAACCTCGGCGCCGTCCCACCGCACGGGAGCTACTCAGTCACCCATTCTTCAGACAGTGGACGACGACCTTTTCGATTGAGGCGTATTTAGAACTCCATACAGCGGGGTGCTCAAACCTTCAAAAGCGCTGA
- a CDS encoding rhomboid-like protein: MAGEGAVSGAIAAVLCGTALLSTFSTVVPRVLGFIPAHTFSARSYPWNLITYVVVETNIVLAVCSAVYMLTFGVAVESIIGTRALVRLIAASTVSASLTLLILSALLYNVGFTWFLQCYCGVWPAASGILVPWVGVSPRSPAFPSQLPRQVQRQHVPTALLAITLVIDWLFRGQHRITENDVGGTKVFLGSVFTPALLGLLTTWYLQSALNTPSVVPLSVLLEPLLKLCGMVSKAPRQQGSGDGSRAGSGSGGITDTVAVPVLQGAAAGALLPGSTEEEAQRRRNIALAALSSRVQQTTADTAATQHDAAVV, encoded by the coding sequence ATGGCTGGTGAGGGTGCAGTTAGCGGAGCAATTGCCGCCGTGCTGTGTGGAACAGCTCTGCTCAGTACTTTTTCCACCGTGGTTCCGCGCGTGCTTGGTTTCATCCCCGCCCACACTTTTTCTGCCAGAAGCTACCCTTGGAACCTAATCACGTACGTCGTAGTTGAGACCAATATAGTGCTGGCTGTTTGCAGCGCGGTTTACATGCTAACTTTCGGTGTGGCAGTGGAGAGCATCATCGGGACCCGAGCTCTGGTGAGATTAATTGCTGCATCGACTGTGTCTGCCTCCCTTACACTGCTCATACTGAGCGCGTTACTGTACAACGTTGGATTCACGTGGTTCCTTCAGTGCTACTGTGGGGTGTGGCCTGCGGCTTCGGGCATTCTTGTTCCGTGGGTGGGGGTTTCGCCAAGGTCTCCTGCTTTTCCGTCCCAACTTCCGCGCCAGGTGCAGCGGCAGCACGTACCAACGGCGTTACTAGCAATTACACTTGTAATTGACTGGCTTTTTCGCGGGCAGCACCGCATCACAGAGAACGATGTTGGAGGAACCAAAGTTTTCTTGGGCAGCGTTTTCACTCCAGCGCTCCTTGGGCTTCTCACGACTTGGTATCTGCAGTCGGCTCTTAACACGCCCTCGGTGGTGCCCCTGAGTGTGCTTTTGGAACCTTTACTCAAGCTTTGCGGCATGGTATCGAAAGCGCCACGGCAACAGGGTAGTGGGGATGGCAGCCGCGCTGGAAGCGGGTCTGGAGGCATCACTGACACCGTTGCGGTACCTGTTCTTCAAGGTGCTGCGGCCGGGGCGTTACTCCCGGGATCTacagaagaagaggcacAACGTCGTCGAAATATCGCGCTCGCTGCCCTCAGCAGCAGGGTCCAACAGACAACGGCAGACACCGCTGCAACCCAGCACGATGCTGCTGTAGTGTGA
- a CDS encoding nonspecific lipid-transfer protein, putative produces MASQVVRIVGVGRTGIGKLHKSVDELAASALKCALVDANMKQCDLQALIAVPSLASPQFMQAHHIATVAGLFPTKGKFIVRTVDTGGAGPITALGMAVDLVRTGCAQTVAVIAADAVLSMGSGAFAERSNASLRRSGLPEPCIPHGYDRYAQWYMSRYGLKREQLAMVPVLMSKMAERHPEAMCRKAYTLDEVLHSRCVAPVTNLLECARRADGAVALIVSGEAHYAEHFAQGKQEQRHLGGSKPIIASVAEASGPLFPPGSSDDIVPDIFSCRHAARDAFLSANLNVGDIHFFGLYDCFPICLIQAVEAVGLCPEGKGGEFMETAYNEMLNNGGVLDPSKFPINTHGGLQCFGAPWEVPAMYNITEAIAQLSEEAGDRQLTPVPKRALVYGNGGIFSASSVAILISDL; encoded by the coding sequence ATGGCATCTCAGGTTGTGCGCATTGTCGGTGTCGGTCGCACGGGTATTGGTAAGCTGCATAAGTCAGTCGACGAACTTGCTGCATCCGCTCTCAAATGTGCCCTGGTTGATGCAAACATGAAGCAGTGTGACTTGCAAGCTCTCATCGCGGTGCCCTCGTTGGCAAGCCCACAGTTCATGCAAGCACACCACATAGCCACAGTGGCTGGCCTATTCCCCACGAAGGGAAAGTTTATAGTTCGCACCGTCGACACGGGTGGGGCAGGTCCTATTACGGCTCTTGGGATGGCCGTGGATTTGGTGCGGACTGGATGCGCACAGACGGTTGCTGTCATTGCCGCAGATGCCGTGTTGAGCATGGGAAGTGGCGCGTTTGCAGAGCGCTCCAATGCATCGCTGCGGAGAAGCGGGCTGCCAGAGCCGTGCATTCCACATGGTTATGACCGCTATGCTCAGTGGTACATGAGTCGCTATGGCTTGAAACGTGAGCAGCTAGCCATGGTGCCCGTACTGATGAGTAAAATGGCTGAGAGGCATCCCGAGGCAATGTGCCGGAAAGCCTACACCCTTGATGAGGTGTTGCATTCCCGCTGTGTGGCGCCAGTCACGAATTTGCTAGAGTGTGCCCGACGCGCGGACGGTGCCGTGGCTCTCATTGTTTCAGGCGAAGCGCACTACGCCGAACACTTTGCGCAGGGGAAACAGGAGCAACGGCACCTAGGCGGCTCAAAGCCGATAATCGCCAGCGTCGCAGAAGCGTCTGGTCCACTTTTTCCACCAGGTTCCAGCGATGACATCGTGCCGGATATTTTCTCTTGTCGTCATGCTGCTCGGGATGCGTTTCTCTCCGCTAATCTGAACGTGGGCGATATTCACTTCTTTGGTTTGTATGACTGCTTTCCTATTTGTTTGATTCAGGCTGTTGAGGCGGTTGGCCTGTGCCCCGAGGGAAAGGGCGGCGAATTCATGGAAACAGCCTATAACGAAATGCTCAACAACGGGGGCGTATTGGACCCTTCCAAGTTCCCTATCAACACACATGGTGGGCTGCAGTGCTTTGGTGCCCCGTGGGAAGTTCCAGCGATGTACAACATAACTGAAGCTATAGCGCAGCTTTCTGAGGAGGCAGGGGACCGCCAGCTTACACCGGTACCAAAACGGGCCCTGGTATACGGAAATGGTGGCATTTTCTCCGCCTCCTCCGTTGCCATTTTGATTAGTGACTTGTAG
- a CDS encoding tRNA-methyl transferase, putative — protein sequence MTSQAVRVAVALSGGVDSAVAALFLCRCVSTWRDVEALWRSPRPLPLDTVMDAIVKRRAWADITQSSATTPMQQNPTTAVHYFPLFMKNWDDVSEDSDGSASDTCENVGGNHRRRWCEAAEQDYHDAAEVARFAGLLSESEALPLFNFSSHYVTSCFDRMLNSYARGNTLNVDVLCNSEIKFGALLHALHTSGRAQYVATGHYARTISLADTVFCSAAASESGNGRYTRVIARPFTAGQDLNDQTLFLSRLSQLQLSNVIFPLGHVFQRKADVRVVASHLGLTRVSAKKTSTGLCFVGERYKRKSGKGGGFGAFLTEYMASAPEESGGEGVHADEETKYLDAETEQIIAADQLNIPGIVRRQDRTLLPAHYLTVGQRIRGAAGNSGSPRCYYVQRKEVSPIHGYEKCGENCCIRYLRNVWLVNRWNHPLLYNTLVKLSDVVLPLRMTQLLMLSLAFPPSRSPRHGEEGEEVCLRCSCCTRHQDPLHPAVLRFRACEVQEFAGGTSVNFAVVEFDTPVRAATAGQTLVGYCPINPVTLSVSSAVHSASWYVVASGWII from the coding sequence ATGACGTCCCAGGCGGTGAGGGTAGCTGTCGCGCTGTCAGGTGGAGTAGACAGTGCCGTCGCTGCGCTTTTCCTATGTCGTTGCGTAAGTACATGGCGAGACGTGGAAGCGCTCTGGCGGTCACCGCGTCCCCTCCCATTAGACACCGTGATGGACGCCATCGTGAAGCGGCGGGCATGGGCAGACATCACTCAAAGTAGTGCAACAACTCCGATGCAACAAAACCCTACCACTGCAGTGCATTACTTCCCTCTCTTCATGAAAAACTGGGACGATGTGAGCGAGGACTCTGATGGCAGTGCGAGTGATACATGTGAGAATGTTGGAGGGAATCATCGGCGTAGATGGTGTGAGGCTGCGGAGCAAGATTACCACGACGCTGCTGAAGTGGCGCGCTTTGCGGGTTTGCTGTCAGAGAGTGAAGCTCTTCCACTGTTCAACTTTAGCTCCCACTACGTAACGTCGTGTTTTGATCGAATGCTGAATTCTTACGCACGCGGCAACACGCTCAACGTTGATGTCCTGTGCAATTCGGAGATAAAGTTTGGTGCACTTCTTCACGCATTGCATACGTCAGGACGAGCCCAATATGTCGCAACGGGCCACTACGCGCGTACCATTTCTCTAGCAGACACCGTATTTTGTTCAGCTGCGGCAAGTGAGTCGGGGAACGGTAGATATACACGTGTCATTGCACGCCCGTTCACTGCAGGGCAAGACCTCAACGATCAAACACTGTTTTTGTCACGTCTCTCGCAGCTGCAGCTGTCGAACGTGATTTTTCCATTAGGTCATGTATTCCAGCGCAAGGCGGATGTTCGAGTAGTTGCTTCCCATCTTGGTCTGACACGTGTCAGTGCAAAGAAGACAAGTACGGGGTTGTGCTTTGTAGGTGAACGATATAAGCGAAAGTCAGGGAAGGGTGGTGGATTCGGtgccttcctcacggagTACATGGCATCGGCTCCAGAAGAGTCCGGTGGAGAAGGTGTTCACGCGGATGAAGAGACAAAATATCTGGATGCCGAGACGGAGCAAATAATAGCGGCTGACCAACTCAACATTCCAGGAATTGTAAGAAGGCAAGATCGGACATTGCTGCCGGCTCATTACCTCACAGTTGGACAGCGGATACGCGGTGCAGCCGGGAATAGCGGGTCCCCGAGATGTTACTACGTGCAACGGAAAGAGGTGTCACCCATCCATGGGTATGAGAAGTGTGGGGAAAACTGCTGCATTCGGTACCTGCGAAATGTGTGGCTGGTGAATCGATGGAACCACCCACTTCTGTATAACACACTTGTCAAGTTGAGCGATGTTGTACTTCCACTACGTATGACGCAGCTGCTGATGTTGTCTCTGGCATTCCCACCATCGAGATCACCGCGGCAtggagaggaaggggaagaggtgTGTCTGCGATGTTCTTGCTGTACACGGCACCAGGACCCTCTGCATCCGGCAGTGCTACGGTTTCGCGCATGCGAGGTCCAAGAGTTCGCTGGTGGAACGAGCGTCAACTTCGCAGTCGTTGAGTTTGACACGCCGGTCCGAGCTGCCACCGCCGGGCAGACGCTGGTTGGGTACTGCCCCATTAATCCAGTTACGCTGTCTGTGAGCTCCGCTGTGCATTCTGCTTCGTGGTATGTGGTAGCCAGTGGTTGGATTATTTAG